Proteins encoded by one window of Desulfomonilia bacterium:
- a CDS encoding sigma-70 family RNA polymerase sigma factor — MGGRCSSSDLEIYTRRIKDYPILSREEEKELAIKYREGNEEAGKKIITSNLRFVMKISQSYFHLGYRPLEIIQEGNMGLVKAITRFDPDKGVRFICYAIWWIKAYIKNYIYKSYQTHTGILSHAKGLVSLDCSLSRDHDEDDKLLDHMLDETPDQEHAYVCKERQTFLMNIISSEPQVLSNREIFILKERFFADPPATLKDIALRIGVTRERVRQIEARSLQRIRNVIETKHAMLFDDIIDSTTLKMKRRRV, encoded by the coding sequence TACACAAGGAGAATCAAGGATTATCCTATTCTTTCTCGAGAGGAAGAAAAGGAACTGGCCATAAAGTACAGAGAAGGCAACGAAGAGGCCGGTAAGAAAATCATAACATCCAATCTGCGATTCGTCATGAAAATCAGCCAGTCCTATTTCCACCTGGGTTATCGTCCGCTTGAAATCATCCAGGAAGGCAATATGGGCTTGGTAAAAGCCATCACCAGGTTCGATCCGGATAAAGGCGTGCGTTTTATATGCTACGCAATCTGGTGGATAAAGGCATACATCAAGAATTATATCTACAAGAGCTATCAGACTCACACGGGCATTCTTTCCCATGCCAAGGGTCTTGTCTCGCTCGACTGCAGCCTGTCGAGGGATCATGACGAAGACGACAAACTTCTTGACCATATGCTTGATGAAACACCGGATCAGGAACATGCATATGTATGCAAGGAACGCCAGACATTCTTAATGAACATCATATCCTCTGAACCGCAGGTATTATCAAACAGGGAAATATTTATACTAAAAGAACGGTTTTTTGCCGATCCGCCTGCAACGCTCAAGGATATTGCACTGAGAATCGGTGTCACCAGGGAACGGGTCAGGCAGATCGAGGCAAGATCTCTTCAGCGAATACGTAATGTTATTGAAACCAAGCATGCGATGCTCTTTGACGATATTATTGACAGCACGACATTGAAAATGAAACGCAGGAGGGTGTAG